The following are encoded in a window of Plasmodium vivax chromosome 10, whole genome shotgun sequence genomic DNA:
- a CDS encoding 40S ribosomal protein S24, putative (encoded by transcript PVX_080275A), giving the protein MAEQFTIRVKKYMSNPLLRRKQFALEILHPNKGSVSKKDVKERLAKMYKLNNVNTIVLFGFKSLFGGGRTKGFGLIYNSVDAVKKFEKKYRQIREGLITKENKPGRRAAKELKNRRKKVRGTAKTKVSGAKKK; this is encoded by the exons gcggAGCAATTCACAATTCGcgtaaagaaatatatgagCAACCCCCTGCTGCGAAGGAAGCAGTTCGCCCTGGAAATACTACATCCCAACAAGGGCTCAGTGTCGAAGAAGGACGTAAAGGAAAGGTTAGCGAAAATGTATAAGCTGAATAATGTCAACACAATTGTGCTGTTCGGATTTAAATCCCTTTTCGGAGGTGGAAGAACCAAAGGGTTTGGCCTGATTTACAACAGCGTGGATGCcgtgaaaaaatttgaaaagaaatacaGACAAATAAGGGAGGGGTTAATAACCAAGGAGAACAAACCAGGACGCAGGGCAGCCAAGGAATTGAAAAACAGAAGAAAGAAG gTACGCGGTACGGCCAAGACCAAAGTTTCAGGAGCGAAGAAAAAGTAA